In one Dunckerocampus dactyliophorus isolate RoL2022-P2 chromosome 9, RoL_Ddac_1.1, whole genome shotgun sequence genomic region, the following are encoded:
- the prpf40a gene encoding pre-mRNA-processing factor 40 homolog A isoform X2, whose amino-acid sequence MSSSEANNGPSQAAPYPGVPASGMPHPFMGPPGIPPHFPPMGMPPMGQRPPSMTPMPPGIMPPGIMPPMAAAPMGQMPGMLPPMMGGMMLPPRLPAATVQPTGPPGVDTPAAPGTTSATNGSPQEEQQKKKSLWTEHKSLDGKTYYYNTETKQSTWEKPDDLKSPAEQMLSKCPWKEYKSDTGKPYYYNSQTKESRWTKPKELEDLEAMIKAEENGTTEAAATAVAAAPVVTADPVLQVDNTASAVPSVEAEPAEAVPEEHTSQAIVHHTADVKSTETPVAASENTVPTEAPASVEVTKEERPEIQKKAYKWNTKEEAKQAFKELLKEKGVSSNSSWEQAMKLIINDPRYSALPKLSEKKQAFNAYKVQTEKEEKEEARIKYKESKETFQRFLENHEKMTSTTRYKKAEQMFSDQEVWSCVPERDRQEIYEDVLFYLAKKEKEQAKQLRKRNWEALKNILDNMANVTYRTTWSEAQQYLLDNPTFAEDEELQNMDKEDALICFEEHIRALEKEEEEDKQKTLLRERRRQRKNRECFQKFLDELHDHGQLHSMSAWMEMYPTLSSDIRFANMLGQTGSTPLDLFKFYVEDLKARYHDEKRIIKDILKDKSFLVEINTSFDDFGSIISSDKRATTLDAGNIKLAFNSLLEKAEAREREREKEEARKMKRKEAAFKTMLKQATPSLEPEDSWEAVRERFLKEAAFEDITLESERKRIFKDFMHVLEHECQHHHSKTKKHSKKSKKHHRKRSRSRSGSESEEEEYHKKKKRSASKTPSERSSSGESERSYKKSKKHKKKAKKRRHKSGSPDSEVDKKGRDSKRDKDADKDKENDKSRGKSHSDAKQKSPKRKAAKEEGGWDTSGSELSEGELEKRRRTLLEQLDAP is encoded by the exons ATGCCAGGTATGTTGCCACCAATGATGGGGGGGATGATGCTGCCTCCTCGCCTGCCAGCTGCGACTGTACAACCAACGGGGCCG CCTGGTGTTGACACCCCAG ctGCACCTGGAACGACT AGTGCTACAAATGGATCTCCACAGgaagaacagcaaaaaaag AAATCCCTCTGGACGGAACACAAATCACTGGACGGAAAAACCTATTATTACAACACGGAGACCAAGCAGTCCACATGGGAAAAGCCAGATGATCTAAAATCTCCAGCAGAA CAAATGCTATCTAAATGTCCTTGGAAAGAATACAAGTCAGACACAGGGAAGCCTTACTACTACAACTCTCAGACAAAGGAGTCCAGATGGACCAAACCCAAAGAGCTGGAGGATCTGGAAG CCATGATCAAAGCTGAAGAGAATGG AACAACAGAAGCCGCCGCcacagcagtagcagcagctcctGTTGTCACAGCAGATCCTGTACTGCAAGTGGACAACACAGCCTCTGCAGTGCCTTCTGTAGAAGCAGAGCCAGCTGAAGCCGTCCCAGAGGAACACACGTCCCAGGCCATCGTGCATCACACAGCTGATGTCAAGTCCACAGAAACACCTGTGGCTGCATCAGAGAACACCGTACCCACTGAGGCCCCAGCCAG TGTTGAAGTCACAAAAGAAGAACGTCCTGAAATCCAGAAGAAGGCTTACAAATGGAACACAAAGGAGGAAGCAAAGCAGGCCTTCAAGGAGCTGCTCAAGGAGAAG GGTGTTTCCTCCAACTCTTCATGGGAACAGGCTATGAAATTGATCATTAATGACCCTCGCTACAG TGCTCTCCCCAAGCTGAGTGAGAAGAAGCAGGCTTTTAATGCCTATAAGGTCCAAACAGAGAAGGAGGAAAAAGAGGAGGCCAGAATTAAGTACAAGGAGTCCAAAGAAACATTTCAGAGGTTCCTGGAAAATCACGAAAAGATGACATCTACTACTCGATACAA gaaAGCAGAGCAGATGTTCAGTGACCAAGAGGTGTGGAGCTGTGTTCCTGAGAGAGACCGACAGGAGATTTATGAAGATGTCTTGTTCTACCTGGCTAAGAAAGAGAAG GAGCAAGCCAAGCAACTGAGGAAGAGGAACTGGGAAGCTCTAAAGAACATTCTGGACAACATGGCCAATGTCACGTACCGCACCACCTGGTCAGAAGCTCAGCAGTACCTGCTCGATAATCCCACCTTTGCTGAGGATGAGGAGCTGCAGA ATATGGACAAAGAAGATGCCCTTATTTGTTTTGAGGAGCACATCCGTGCCCTggagaaggaggaagaggaggacaaaCAGAAGACTCTTCTCAGGGAGAGGAGGAGACAGCGCAAGAACAGAGAATGCTTCCAG AAATTTCTGGATGAGCTCCATGACCACGGCCAGCTTCACTCCATGTCTGCCTGGATGGAGATGTACCCGACCCTGAGCTCTGACATTCGCTTTGCCAACATGCTGGGCCAGACAG GCTCCACTCCTCTGGACCTTTTCAAATTCTACGTGGAAGACCTGAAGGCACGTTACCATGACGAGAAGAGGATTATTAAAGACATTCTTAAG GACAAAAGCTTCCTGGTTGAAATCAACacaagttttgatgactttggatcaATCATCAGCTCTGACAAGAGAGCCACAACACTTGATGCAGGAAACATAAAGCTGGCCTTCAACAGT TTACTGGAGAAGGCCGAAGCGAGAGAGCGAGAGCGTGAGAAGGAGGAGgcgaggaagatgaagaggaaagAGGCGGCCTTTAAGACCATGCTGAAGCAGGCCACGCCCTCGCTGGAGCCAGAGGACTCGTGGGAGGCA GTGAGGGAGAGATTCCTGAAAGAAGCTGCCTTTGAGGACATCACACTGGAGTCGGAGAGGAAGAGGATATTCAAAGATTTCATGCATGTCTTGGAG CATGAGTGCCAACATCACCACTCCAAGACCAAGAAGCACTCAAAGAAGTCAAAGAAGCACCACAGGAAACGATCACGCTCTCGATCG GGCTCCGAGTCTGAAGAGGAGGAAtaccacaagaagaagaagcgctCTGCCTCCAAAACTCCATCAGAGCGCTCCTCTAGTGGTGAGTCAG AGCGAAGCTACAAGAAGTCCAAGAAGCACAAGAAGAAGGCCAAAAAGAGACGACACAAGTCT GGGTCACCTGACTCCGAGGTCGACAAGAAAGGAAGAGACAGCAAGCGAGACAAGGACGCAGACAAAGATAAAGAGAACGACAAGTCTCGAGGGAAGTCTCACTCTGACGCCAAACAAAAGTCCCCGAAACGCAAAGCAGCCAAGGAGGAG GGTGGCTGGGACACTTCAGGTAGTGAACTGAGTGAAGGAGAGCtggagaaaagaagaagaactttACTGGAGCAGTTAGATGCACCTTGA
- the prpf40a gene encoding pre-mRNA-processing factor 40 homolog A isoform X1 translates to MSSSEANNGPSQAAPYPGVPASGMPHPFMGPPGIPPHFPPMGMPPMGQRPPSMTPMPPGIMPPGIMPPMAAAPMGQMPGMLPPMMGGMMLPPRLPAATVQPTGPPGVDTPAAPGTTSATNGSPQEEQQKKKSLWTEHKSLDGKTYYYNTETKQSTWEKPDDLKSPAEQMLSKCPWKEYKSDTGKPYYYNSQTKESRWTKPKELEDLEAMIKAEENGTTEAAATAVAAAPVVTADPVLQVDNTASAVPSVEAEPAEAVPEEHTSQAIVHHTADVKSTETPVAASENTVPTEAPASVEVTKEERPEIQKKAYKWNTKEEAKQAFKELLKEKGVSSNSSWEQAMKLIINDPRYSALPKLSEKKQAFNAYKVQTEKEEKEEARIKYKESKETFQRFLENHEKMTSTTRYKKAEQMFSDQEVWSCVPERDRQEIYEDVLFYLAKKEKEQAKQLRKRNWEALKNILDNMANVTYRTTWSEAQQYLLDNPTFAEDEELQNMDKEDALICFEEHIRALEKEEEEDKQKTLLRERRRQRKNRECFQKFLDELHDHGQLHSMSAWMEMYPTLSSDIRFANMLGQTGSTPLDLFKFYVEDLKARYHDEKRIIKDILKDKSFLVEINTSFDDFGSIISSDKRATTLDAGNIKLAFNSLLEKAEAREREREKEEARKMKRKEAAFKTMLKQATPSLEPEDSWEAVRERFLKEAAFEDITLESERKRIFKDFMHVLEHECQHHHSKTKKHSKKSKKHHRKRSRSRSGSESEEEEYHKKKKRSASKTPSERSSSGESERSYKKSKKHKKKAKKRRHKSQGSPDSEVDKKGRDSKRDKDADKDKENDKSRGKSHSDAKQKSPKRKAAKEEGGWDTSGSELSEGELEKRRRTLLEQLDAP, encoded by the exons ATGCCAGGTATGTTGCCACCAATGATGGGGGGGATGATGCTGCCTCCTCGCCTGCCAGCTGCGACTGTACAACCAACGGGGCCG CCTGGTGTTGACACCCCAG ctGCACCTGGAACGACT AGTGCTACAAATGGATCTCCACAGgaagaacagcaaaaaaag AAATCCCTCTGGACGGAACACAAATCACTGGACGGAAAAACCTATTATTACAACACGGAGACCAAGCAGTCCACATGGGAAAAGCCAGATGATCTAAAATCTCCAGCAGAA CAAATGCTATCTAAATGTCCTTGGAAAGAATACAAGTCAGACACAGGGAAGCCTTACTACTACAACTCTCAGACAAAGGAGTCCAGATGGACCAAACCCAAAGAGCTGGAGGATCTGGAAG CCATGATCAAAGCTGAAGAGAATGG AACAACAGAAGCCGCCGCcacagcagtagcagcagctcctGTTGTCACAGCAGATCCTGTACTGCAAGTGGACAACACAGCCTCTGCAGTGCCTTCTGTAGAAGCAGAGCCAGCTGAAGCCGTCCCAGAGGAACACACGTCCCAGGCCATCGTGCATCACACAGCTGATGTCAAGTCCACAGAAACACCTGTGGCTGCATCAGAGAACACCGTACCCACTGAGGCCCCAGCCAG TGTTGAAGTCACAAAAGAAGAACGTCCTGAAATCCAGAAGAAGGCTTACAAATGGAACACAAAGGAGGAAGCAAAGCAGGCCTTCAAGGAGCTGCTCAAGGAGAAG GGTGTTTCCTCCAACTCTTCATGGGAACAGGCTATGAAATTGATCATTAATGACCCTCGCTACAG TGCTCTCCCCAAGCTGAGTGAGAAGAAGCAGGCTTTTAATGCCTATAAGGTCCAAACAGAGAAGGAGGAAAAAGAGGAGGCCAGAATTAAGTACAAGGAGTCCAAAGAAACATTTCAGAGGTTCCTGGAAAATCACGAAAAGATGACATCTACTACTCGATACAA gaaAGCAGAGCAGATGTTCAGTGACCAAGAGGTGTGGAGCTGTGTTCCTGAGAGAGACCGACAGGAGATTTATGAAGATGTCTTGTTCTACCTGGCTAAGAAAGAGAAG GAGCAAGCCAAGCAACTGAGGAAGAGGAACTGGGAAGCTCTAAAGAACATTCTGGACAACATGGCCAATGTCACGTACCGCACCACCTGGTCAGAAGCTCAGCAGTACCTGCTCGATAATCCCACCTTTGCTGAGGATGAGGAGCTGCAGA ATATGGACAAAGAAGATGCCCTTATTTGTTTTGAGGAGCACATCCGTGCCCTggagaaggaggaagaggaggacaaaCAGAAGACTCTTCTCAGGGAGAGGAGGAGACAGCGCAAGAACAGAGAATGCTTCCAG AAATTTCTGGATGAGCTCCATGACCACGGCCAGCTTCACTCCATGTCTGCCTGGATGGAGATGTACCCGACCCTGAGCTCTGACATTCGCTTTGCCAACATGCTGGGCCAGACAG GCTCCACTCCTCTGGACCTTTTCAAATTCTACGTGGAAGACCTGAAGGCACGTTACCATGACGAGAAGAGGATTATTAAAGACATTCTTAAG GACAAAAGCTTCCTGGTTGAAATCAACacaagttttgatgactttggatcaATCATCAGCTCTGACAAGAGAGCCACAACACTTGATGCAGGAAACATAAAGCTGGCCTTCAACAGT TTACTGGAGAAGGCCGAAGCGAGAGAGCGAGAGCGTGAGAAGGAGGAGgcgaggaagatgaagaggaaagAGGCGGCCTTTAAGACCATGCTGAAGCAGGCCACGCCCTCGCTGGAGCCAGAGGACTCGTGGGAGGCA GTGAGGGAGAGATTCCTGAAAGAAGCTGCCTTTGAGGACATCACACTGGAGTCGGAGAGGAAGAGGATATTCAAAGATTTCATGCATGTCTTGGAG CATGAGTGCCAACATCACCACTCCAAGACCAAGAAGCACTCAAAGAAGTCAAAGAAGCACCACAGGAAACGATCACGCTCTCGATCG GGCTCCGAGTCTGAAGAGGAGGAAtaccacaagaagaagaagcgctCTGCCTCCAAAACTCCATCAGAGCGCTCCTCTAGTGGTGAGTCAG AGCGAAGCTACAAGAAGTCCAAGAAGCACAAGAAGAAGGCCAAAAAGAGACGACACAAGTCT CAGGGGTCACCTGACTCCGAGGTCGACAAGAAAGGAAGAGACAGCAAGCGAGACAAGGACGCAGACAAAGATAAAGAGAACGACAAGTCTCGAGGGAAGTCTCACTCTGACGCCAAACAAAAGTCCCCGAAACGCAAAGCAGCCAAGGAGGAG GGTGGCTGGGACACTTCAGGTAGTGAACTGAGTGAAGGAGAGCtggagaaaagaagaagaactttACTGGAGCAGTTAGATGCACCTTGA
- the prpf40a gene encoding pre-mRNA-processing factor 40 homolog A isoform X3, which produces MSSSEANNGPSQAAPYPGVPASGMPHPFMGPPGIPPHFPPMGMPPMGQRPPSMTPMPPGIMPPGIMPPMAAAPMGQMPGMLPPMMGGMMLPPRLPAATVQPTGPPGVDTPAAPGTTSATNGSPQEEQQKKKSLWTEHKSLDGKTYYYNTETKQSTWEKPDDLKSPAEQMLSKCPWKEYKSDTGKPYYYNSQTKESRWTKPKELEDLEAMIKAEENGTTEAAATAVAAAPVVTADPVLQVDNTASAVPSVEAEPAEAVPEEHTSQAIVHHTADVKSTETPVAASENTVPTEAPASVEVTKEERPEIQKKAYKWNTKEEAKQAFKELLKEKGVSSNSSWEQAMKLIINDPRYSALPKLSEKKQAFNAYKVQTEKEEKEEARIKYKESKETFQRFLENHEKMTSTTRYKKAEQMFSDQEVWSCVPERDRQEIYEDVLFYLAKKEKEQAKQLRKRNWEALKNILDNMANVTYRTTWSEAQQYLLDNPTFAEDEELQNMDKEDALICFEEHIRALEKEEEEDKQKTLLRERRRQRKNRECFQKFLDELHDHGQLHSMSAWMEMYPTLSSDIRFANMLGQTGSTPLDLFKFYVEDLKARYHDEKRIIKDILKDKSFLVEINTSFDDFGSIISSDKRATTLDAGNIKLAFNSLLEKAEAREREREKEEARKMKRKEAAFKTMLKQATPSLEPEDSWEAVRERFLKEAAFEDITLESERKRIFKDFMHVLEHECQHHHSKTKKHSKKSKKHHRKRSRSRSGSESEEEEYHKKKKRSASKTPSERSSSERSYKKSKKHKKKAKKRRHKSQGSPDSEVDKKGRDSKRDKDADKDKENDKSRGKSHSDAKQKSPKRKAAKEEGGWDTSGSELSEGELEKRRRTLLEQLDAP; this is translated from the exons ATGCCAGGTATGTTGCCACCAATGATGGGGGGGATGATGCTGCCTCCTCGCCTGCCAGCTGCGACTGTACAACCAACGGGGCCG CCTGGTGTTGACACCCCAG ctGCACCTGGAACGACT AGTGCTACAAATGGATCTCCACAGgaagaacagcaaaaaaag AAATCCCTCTGGACGGAACACAAATCACTGGACGGAAAAACCTATTATTACAACACGGAGACCAAGCAGTCCACATGGGAAAAGCCAGATGATCTAAAATCTCCAGCAGAA CAAATGCTATCTAAATGTCCTTGGAAAGAATACAAGTCAGACACAGGGAAGCCTTACTACTACAACTCTCAGACAAAGGAGTCCAGATGGACCAAACCCAAAGAGCTGGAGGATCTGGAAG CCATGATCAAAGCTGAAGAGAATGG AACAACAGAAGCCGCCGCcacagcagtagcagcagctcctGTTGTCACAGCAGATCCTGTACTGCAAGTGGACAACACAGCCTCTGCAGTGCCTTCTGTAGAAGCAGAGCCAGCTGAAGCCGTCCCAGAGGAACACACGTCCCAGGCCATCGTGCATCACACAGCTGATGTCAAGTCCACAGAAACACCTGTGGCTGCATCAGAGAACACCGTACCCACTGAGGCCCCAGCCAG TGTTGAAGTCACAAAAGAAGAACGTCCTGAAATCCAGAAGAAGGCTTACAAATGGAACACAAAGGAGGAAGCAAAGCAGGCCTTCAAGGAGCTGCTCAAGGAGAAG GGTGTTTCCTCCAACTCTTCATGGGAACAGGCTATGAAATTGATCATTAATGACCCTCGCTACAG TGCTCTCCCCAAGCTGAGTGAGAAGAAGCAGGCTTTTAATGCCTATAAGGTCCAAACAGAGAAGGAGGAAAAAGAGGAGGCCAGAATTAAGTACAAGGAGTCCAAAGAAACATTTCAGAGGTTCCTGGAAAATCACGAAAAGATGACATCTACTACTCGATACAA gaaAGCAGAGCAGATGTTCAGTGACCAAGAGGTGTGGAGCTGTGTTCCTGAGAGAGACCGACAGGAGATTTATGAAGATGTCTTGTTCTACCTGGCTAAGAAAGAGAAG GAGCAAGCCAAGCAACTGAGGAAGAGGAACTGGGAAGCTCTAAAGAACATTCTGGACAACATGGCCAATGTCACGTACCGCACCACCTGGTCAGAAGCTCAGCAGTACCTGCTCGATAATCCCACCTTTGCTGAGGATGAGGAGCTGCAGA ATATGGACAAAGAAGATGCCCTTATTTGTTTTGAGGAGCACATCCGTGCCCTggagaaggaggaagaggaggacaaaCAGAAGACTCTTCTCAGGGAGAGGAGGAGACAGCGCAAGAACAGAGAATGCTTCCAG AAATTTCTGGATGAGCTCCATGACCACGGCCAGCTTCACTCCATGTCTGCCTGGATGGAGATGTACCCGACCCTGAGCTCTGACATTCGCTTTGCCAACATGCTGGGCCAGACAG GCTCCACTCCTCTGGACCTTTTCAAATTCTACGTGGAAGACCTGAAGGCACGTTACCATGACGAGAAGAGGATTATTAAAGACATTCTTAAG GACAAAAGCTTCCTGGTTGAAATCAACacaagttttgatgactttggatcaATCATCAGCTCTGACAAGAGAGCCACAACACTTGATGCAGGAAACATAAAGCTGGCCTTCAACAGT TTACTGGAGAAGGCCGAAGCGAGAGAGCGAGAGCGTGAGAAGGAGGAGgcgaggaagatgaagaggaaagAGGCGGCCTTTAAGACCATGCTGAAGCAGGCCACGCCCTCGCTGGAGCCAGAGGACTCGTGGGAGGCA GTGAGGGAGAGATTCCTGAAAGAAGCTGCCTTTGAGGACATCACACTGGAGTCGGAGAGGAAGAGGATATTCAAAGATTTCATGCATGTCTTGGAG CATGAGTGCCAACATCACCACTCCAAGACCAAGAAGCACTCAAAGAAGTCAAAGAAGCACCACAGGAAACGATCACGCTCTCGATCG GGCTCCGAGTCTGAAGAGGAGGAAtaccacaagaagaagaagcgctCTGCCTCCAAAACTCCATCAGAGCGCTCCTCTAGTG AGCGAAGCTACAAGAAGTCCAAGAAGCACAAGAAGAAGGCCAAAAAGAGACGACACAAGTCT CAGGGGTCACCTGACTCCGAGGTCGACAAGAAAGGAAGAGACAGCAAGCGAGACAAGGACGCAGACAAAGATAAAGAGAACGACAAGTCTCGAGGGAAGTCTCACTCTGACGCCAAACAAAAGTCCCCGAAACGCAAAGCAGCCAAGGAGGAG GGTGGCTGGGACACTTCAGGTAGTGAACTGAGTGAAGGAGAGCtggagaaaagaagaagaactttACTGGAGCAGTTAGATGCACCTTGA
- the prpf40a gene encoding pre-mRNA-processing factor 40 homolog A isoform X4, translating into MSSSEANNGPSQAAPYPGVPASGMPHPFMGPPGIPPHFPPMGMPPMGQRPPSMTPMPPGIMPPGIMPPMAAAPMGQMPGMLPPMMGGMMLPPRLPAATVQPTGPPGVDTPAAPGTTSATNGSPQEEQQKKKSLWTEHKSLDGKTYYYNTETKQSTWEKPDDLKSPAEQMLSKCPWKEYKSDTGKPYYYNSQTKESRWTKPKELEDLEAMIKAEENGTTEAAATAVAAAPVVTADPVLQVDNTASAVPSVEAEPAEAVPEEHTSQAIVHHTADVKSTETPVAASENTVPTEAPASVEVTKEERPEIQKKAYKWNTKEEAKQAFKELLKEKGVSSNSSWEQAMKLIINDPRYSALPKLSEKKQAFNAYKVQTEKEEKEEARIKYKESKETFQRFLENHEKMTSTTRYKKAEQMFSDQEVWSCVPERDRQEIYEDVLFYLAKKEKEQAKQLRKRNWEALKNILDNMANVTYRTTWSEAQQYLLDNPTFAEDEELQNMDKEDALICFEEHIRALEKEEEEDKQKTLLRERRRQRKNRECFQKFLDELHDHGQLHSMSAWMEMYPTLSSDIRFANMLGQTGSTPLDLFKFYVEDLKARYHDEKRIIKDILKDKSFLVEINTSFDDFGSIISSDKRATTLDAGNIKLAFNSLLEKAEAREREREKEEARKMKRKEAAFKTMLKQATPSLEPEDSWEAVRERFLKEAAFEDITLESERKRIFKDFMHVLEHECQHHHSKTKKHSKKSKKHHRKRSRSRSGSESEEEEYHKKKKRSASKTPSERSSSERSYKKSKKHKKKAKKRRHKSGSPDSEVDKKGRDSKRDKDADKDKENDKSRGKSHSDAKQKSPKRKAAKEEGGWDTSGSELSEGELEKRRRTLLEQLDAP; encoded by the exons ATGCCAGGTATGTTGCCACCAATGATGGGGGGGATGATGCTGCCTCCTCGCCTGCCAGCTGCGACTGTACAACCAACGGGGCCG CCTGGTGTTGACACCCCAG ctGCACCTGGAACGACT AGTGCTACAAATGGATCTCCACAGgaagaacagcaaaaaaag AAATCCCTCTGGACGGAACACAAATCACTGGACGGAAAAACCTATTATTACAACACGGAGACCAAGCAGTCCACATGGGAAAAGCCAGATGATCTAAAATCTCCAGCAGAA CAAATGCTATCTAAATGTCCTTGGAAAGAATACAAGTCAGACACAGGGAAGCCTTACTACTACAACTCTCAGACAAAGGAGTCCAGATGGACCAAACCCAAAGAGCTGGAGGATCTGGAAG CCATGATCAAAGCTGAAGAGAATGG AACAACAGAAGCCGCCGCcacagcagtagcagcagctcctGTTGTCACAGCAGATCCTGTACTGCAAGTGGACAACACAGCCTCTGCAGTGCCTTCTGTAGAAGCAGAGCCAGCTGAAGCCGTCCCAGAGGAACACACGTCCCAGGCCATCGTGCATCACACAGCTGATGTCAAGTCCACAGAAACACCTGTGGCTGCATCAGAGAACACCGTACCCACTGAGGCCCCAGCCAG TGTTGAAGTCACAAAAGAAGAACGTCCTGAAATCCAGAAGAAGGCTTACAAATGGAACACAAAGGAGGAAGCAAAGCAGGCCTTCAAGGAGCTGCTCAAGGAGAAG GGTGTTTCCTCCAACTCTTCATGGGAACAGGCTATGAAATTGATCATTAATGACCCTCGCTACAG TGCTCTCCCCAAGCTGAGTGAGAAGAAGCAGGCTTTTAATGCCTATAAGGTCCAAACAGAGAAGGAGGAAAAAGAGGAGGCCAGAATTAAGTACAAGGAGTCCAAAGAAACATTTCAGAGGTTCCTGGAAAATCACGAAAAGATGACATCTACTACTCGATACAA gaaAGCAGAGCAGATGTTCAGTGACCAAGAGGTGTGGAGCTGTGTTCCTGAGAGAGACCGACAGGAGATTTATGAAGATGTCTTGTTCTACCTGGCTAAGAAAGAGAAG GAGCAAGCCAAGCAACTGAGGAAGAGGAACTGGGAAGCTCTAAAGAACATTCTGGACAACATGGCCAATGTCACGTACCGCACCACCTGGTCAGAAGCTCAGCAGTACCTGCTCGATAATCCCACCTTTGCTGAGGATGAGGAGCTGCAGA ATATGGACAAAGAAGATGCCCTTATTTGTTTTGAGGAGCACATCCGTGCCCTggagaaggaggaagaggaggacaaaCAGAAGACTCTTCTCAGGGAGAGGAGGAGACAGCGCAAGAACAGAGAATGCTTCCAG AAATTTCTGGATGAGCTCCATGACCACGGCCAGCTTCACTCCATGTCTGCCTGGATGGAGATGTACCCGACCCTGAGCTCTGACATTCGCTTTGCCAACATGCTGGGCCAGACAG GCTCCACTCCTCTGGACCTTTTCAAATTCTACGTGGAAGACCTGAAGGCACGTTACCATGACGAGAAGAGGATTATTAAAGACATTCTTAAG GACAAAAGCTTCCTGGTTGAAATCAACacaagttttgatgactttggatcaATCATCAGCTCTGACAAGAGAGCCACAACACTTGATGCAGGAAACATAAAGCTGGCCTTCAACAGT TTACTGGAGAAGGCCGAAGCGAGAGAGCGAGAGCGTGAGAAGGAGGAGgcgaggaagatgaagaggaaagAGGCGGCCTTTAAGACCATGCTGAAGCAGGCCACGCCCTCGCTGGAGCCAGAGGACTCGTGGGAGGCA GTGAGGGAGAGATTCCTGAAAGAAGCTGCCTTTGAGGACATCACACTGGAGTCGGAGAGGAAGAGGATATTCAAAGATTTCATGCATGTCTTGGAG CATGAGTGCCAACATCACCACTCCAAGACCAAGAAGCACTCAAAGAAGTCAAAGAAGCACCACAGGAAACGATCACGCTCTCGATCG GGCTCCGAGTCTGAAGAGGAGGAAtaccacaagaagaagaagcgctCTGCCTCCAAAACTCCATCAGAGCGCTCCTCTAGTG AGCGAAGCTACAAGAAGTCCAAGAAGCACAAGAAGAAGGCCAAAAAGAGACGACACAAGTCT GGGTCACCTGACTCCGAGGTCGACAAGAAAGGAAGAGACAGCAAGCGAGACAAGGACGCAGACAAAGATAAAGAGAACGACAAGTCTCGAGGGAAGTCTCACTCTGACGCCAAACAAAAGTCCCCGAAACGCAAAGCAGCCAAGGAGGAG GGTGGCTGGGACACTTCAGGTAGTGAACTGAGTGAAGGAGAGCtggagaaaagaagaagaactttACTGGAGCAGTTAGATGCACCTTGA